The following nucleotide sequence is from Aspergillus luchuensis IFO 4308 DNA, chromosome 1, nearly complete sequence.
CCTTACAGTTTGTAGATGCCTTGGTAATGAGGCACAAAGAAGTGGCCAATCCTAGAGCCGATAGGCATGACTCAGCCCCACCTACTGCGGTTCTAaagattttcttttcgctGCAAGTCCAGATGCGCTTCTGCTtctacaaccaccaccacctttcCTCCCCAGCATTTAGATCTGCAACACGGCAGTGATCCTTTGCGTGAGCCTCTTTAGACCGCTACACACGTCAAATTCACATTTTTAACAATGTCTGAGACTTCTGCCGGTATGCACATCCCAGGTCTCGTTCTTTTCATGGCCATATACTGACAATCTCTATAGCCTGGCCCCTCGCCGATGAGGCCCTCACCCAGAACCTTCTGGACCTTGTCCAGCAGGCTGGTCACTACCgccagctgaagaagggtgCTAACGAGGGTATGTGCTTCCTCAAGGATACTCACTGTCTGTTCTGCCTGCTAACTGCCTTTGCAGCCACCAAGACTCTTAACCGTGGTACCTCCGAGCTCGTTATCCTCGCTGCCGACACCTCTCCCCTCgctatcctcctccacatccccctCCTCGCTGAGGACAAGAACACCCCCTATGTCTTCGTGCCCAGCAAGCTTGCTCTCGGCCGTGCTACCGGTGTTTCCCGCCCCGTGATTGCtgccagcatcaccaccaacgagGCCAGTGACCTCCAGGGCCagatcaagaccatcaaggACAAGGTCGAGAGACTGATGATCTAAGCGTTGGTCCTGATGTGGGAATCCCTCGGAGGATCATGCCTCCGTGGGTTCTTGAGGATCCTGTTGTGACTTAGGGGGTTGACCGGCCTTCAGAAACGAAGTTTTCGCCCCACAGTGCGAGAATAAGTCTCGTGAAAGGCTTGGATTGCTGCCGGATGATCAATTGGATATTGTGGGCGTTGTGTGCCTGCGGTCAGTACAGATAAAAGTCAATGACAAAAAAATGTGCCAAACTTGTGTAGTAAATTTTGGTTGATTCTAATACCGAGTAGTTGAAGACGCGAtattagtatactagtaatcaTCACGCAAACCAAAAATAGTTCATAACAAATATAGTCAGGGTCACCAGAATCAGGGTATTTCTCGGGGGGCGCAATAATTTGCAGGACCGCCGGGTAGGAGCTTGGCGGGCGCTAGTGAGGCCCAGCTGCGGGGGCGGTGTCTTTAGAGTCTTAGAGTTCTCGTGCTGGTCCTGACCTCATAACTCAAGGCTGGCTGGTTCTCCGCcccattctcatcctcccatgAAACCCACTTAATTCCTAGCTTCTACCCTGAGACCCTGGCTGGTTCCGGTTCCTTGCTGGTTAAGGAGGACCTGCCTTCTTCGTCTATATTCACCGTCGCGCTCCTAATTCTGGTTGAAATCCTCTCCCATCATCTACAAATTCTGCCCCGGCCATATGCCCGTGACACGGACTTCCCTCGCAAGATAGGCACGCCGCCGTCTTGCATCTCCGCAGGTCACTGGACTCCCCTCAATTATTACCGCCACCAGTCGCTTGGCCGTGAAAATCCCTCGGACTTTCTCGAGATATCTTCTCGCTAtagcctcttcttcttgattttGCTTTCCATCTGTATTTCGGACGCAGCATCGCCGCCATGACCTTCACATCGCTCACCGGGCTAGTCATAACAACGGCTATCGCAGCCCTTAGTAGCGGTGTCGGTGCCTCGGCGGTTGGCAGTCTGACTacagcatccaccacctccataACGCCGTCACCATCACCGTCGCCTACTATGCAAACTGTTCCTTTCCATTTAGCTGGTCCAGATCCGACCGATGGAGACGACACCGGGGAATGCAGGCTCCTAGGGCCTTTTTCGCTTCTCGTTCAAGCTGCGCTCGGGGCATTGGCGCTGCTATCACTTGTCTACAAGCGCTGGAGGGAGAGACCTCAGCGACCAGTGAAGGTGTGGGCATTTGACGTCTCAAAGCAAGTCTTCGGGTCTGCGATGCTGCACCTCGCGAATCTGCTTATGTCCATGTTTTCGGCGGGCCAGCTGGAGATACGGAGTAAATACAAACCAAACCCATGCTCCTTCTACATATTGAACTTGGGAATCGATGTAAGCTTATTCCTATGCTCTGTTATTCGGGTTGCATGCTGACATGCTTCGTTTCAAGACCACGCTAGGCATCCcgatcctcatcttcatccttcatctcctcaacCGCTTAGCTTCGTATACTCCCCTCGCGAGTCCACCGGAGTCCATCGAGTCTGGGAATTATGGAAGTCCACCGCGCGCCTCATGGTGGTTCAAGCAATCAATAATTTACTTTATGGGACTGCTAGGGATGAAGATttgcgtcttcttcctcatccagctgctgccgTTCATAGTCAAGGTGGGAGATTGGGCTCTCCGATGGACGGAAGGCAACACGGCAGTGCAGATCATCTTCGTGATGCTGCTTTTCCCTGTCATCATGAACGCAATACAGTATTACATCATCGACACCTTCATCAAGAAGCCGATTATGCTGGAGACTTTCGAGGAGGCGGAGCATGACACCCACGAGCATCGCCACGCGCTCCTGGCGGGCATGGACGAAGACGCGTCCTTCGAGTCGGACGATGACTCCGTTGGGAAAGATGATGGCCCGGAACCTGTAAAAGAGGACCTAGTCCGGTTCGAGTCCGCCGAATACAACCCAGCTCAAGTCGAACACAGCTCTGCCGCGTCCGCCAGATCGGGTAGCAGCCACGGCGAGTATGGCGAGTTGTCATCTTCCACCAAGCTTAAGTCCCAGAATAAGGACTGATATGATCTCCGCTCACGTGTGTTATGTGGCGTTTGGTGATATTCTCGGTGATTATTCAATGGTACTTGTGATTGGTGCATTTATGGTTCTATTAGGATGGCGTGTACATGAATTTACTTCAGCTGTTTCTATGTCTTTTGTTTCGTCTACTGCGCGTTATAACTCATC
It contains:
- the SNU13 gene encoding RNA binding protein snu13 (COG:A;~EggNog:ENOG410PMV3;~InterPro:IPR002415,IPR029064,IPR018492,IPR004038;~PFAM:PF01248;~go_component: GO:0005730 - nucleolus [Evidence IEA];~go_function: GO:0003723 - RNA binding [Evidence IEA]), with product MSETSAAWPLADEALTQNLLDLVQQAGHYRQLKKGANEATKTLNRGTSELVILAADTSPLAILLHIPLLAEDKNTPYVFVPSKLALGRATGVSRPVIAASITTNEASDLQGQIKTIKDKVERLMI
- a CDS encoding STIMATE family protein (COG:S;~EggNog:ENOG410PKQ2;~InterPro:IPR022127;~PFAM:PF12400;~SECRETED:SignalP(1-24);~TransMembrane:5 (n4-15c33/34o71-93i114-136o148-172i207-227o247-268i)), producing the protein MTFTSLTGLVITTAIAALSSGVGASAVGSLTTASTTSITPSPSPSPTMQTVPFHLAGPDPTDGDDTGECRLLGPFSLLVQAALGALALLSLVYKRWRERPQRPVKVWAFDVSKQVFGSAMLHLANLLMSMFSAGQLEIRSKYKPNPCSFYILNLGIDTTLGIPILIFILHLLNRLASYTPLASPPESIESGNYGSPPRASWWFKQSIIYFMGLLGMKICVFFLIQLLPFIVKVGDWALRWTEGNTAVQIIFVMLLFPVIMNAIQYYIIDTFIKKPIMLETFEEAEHDTHEHRHALLAGMDEDASFESDDDSVGKDDGPEPVKEDLVRFESAEYNPAQVEHSSAASARSGSSHGEYGELSSSTKLKSQNKD